Proteins encoded together in one Plasmodium cynomolgi strain B DNA, chromosome 9, whole genome shotgun sequence window:
- a CDS encoding hypothetical protein (putative), translating to MSAGVVKMPMGEEDSKKFGIFLNLFKARVNLLQIKSRTETMAQKKNICFFLLNGQTEAAHESICWMLRNENICHICNKLIALCNESTSLTGLNPQERENKKRLKKCIRNILYCANKLNISNTSNVRTHFINHFGKDFIENVEEDYLLLDRNMCAVINKYTFSHKEIAQVQKNLCHEMELPTSNQIAPCHCKCCGFSPNDDTLHVVQKKDILRIVNTYSTHAESVHDHEKKKIFQDIEAQLIKKLNRTLLGD from the exons ATGAGCGCAGGAGTAGTAAAGATGCCCATGGGGGAGGAGGACTCGAAGAagtttggcatttttttgaatttatttaaggCGAGAG TCAACCTGCTCCAAATAAAAAGCAGGACTGAAACCATGGCGCAAAAGAAGAACATCTGCTTTTTCCTCCT AAATGGACAAACGGAAGCTGCCCACGAGAGCATCTGCTGGATGCTTCGAAACGAAAACATATGTCACATATGTAACAAGCTGATTGCACTATGTAACGAATCAACTTCCCTGACAGGGCTAAACCCTCAGGAgcgtgaaaataaaaagaggctaaaaaaatgcataaggAACATCCTCTACTGTGCAAACAAATTAAACATTAGCAACACATCAAATGTACGCACTCATTTTATAAACCACTTTGGAAAGGACTTTATCGAAAATGTTGAGGAAGACTATCTCCTCCTGGACAGAAATATGTGTGCTGTTATTAACAAGTACACGTTTTCTCATAAGGAAATAGCACAGGTGCAGAAAAACCTTTGTCACGAAATGGAGTTGCCAACAAGTAACCAGATAGCTCCATGTCACTGCAAATGTTGCGGCTTCTCACCAAATGATGACACTCTGCAtgttgtgcaaaaaaaagacatccTTCGGATTGTCAACACGTACTCTACACATGCAGAGAGTGTTCACGatcatgagaaaaaaaaaatattccaagATATAGAGGCTCAGTTAATAAAGAAATTGAATAGGACGCTCTTGGGGGACTGA
- a CDS encoding hypothetical protein (putative): MSTWINKKLISISEKVIENVIDSFANKNTPIDNIQNMQGVSTPMHQTENSSAHILSLPFGASLIPPQKKNTHTSQTQLGKIISKVISSKYFFKNDDICYNSRNLDFNWNMKNISKRRKKRIRKDKVKRIKQRTSEGRRSKRGSNSRRVHGHSTQEDKDADCKEDSYNNIYINSRSPNYLNIDESYIGTCPSLNANKAGEGEDNEKETWLKKDINTCNSSVQSIVSEAPEGITSVNSNAASSYGSCAEYTTDGSRGSSKRNSQGTSGSNSGGTSPRSSQESVRDNSEEASLYLSTSASVSSEANESSSGGSSKRITSSSEVAQRESSFNSNQYAEARENYMMQKQAHLCKVTLFIKEAKLLFFNKNVSISDISIFVTTIMEDKKYVGKLRKLSSRTLPMNNLIINECIKHNVKDIYTDIVINIKYRNRKKNNEEITLGRVIIPFFLLLNTYRYKIKRIRNRIKYCTKCFLWLHIFPCNNKLFNYKFFKPVEGFEEYGMLNPLYTLGFLNIKMKIIFKKNPLLLTLYSNMRKPLFYYKLPVQFEPLYCQYYSENFFVYVTQLPIWLYKFFYLFNPRRVEMIPLNCYDYVCILSFWLFFFRLIVISPFFLIFVHFFFCLIFISLSYKFGHVDSGPSSMAYNFRPVHMKKKPPHWNPGHAKSPQPHQILPPENRRNVRFFNSKRREVPLSANDIDSNYCGGGRGINAQRGVDTSVPRGMDTNAQRGMDTDVQQGEGRWSQRGGQLLLQSNPLEEIPQGGSNSCDVPQLVVTSEELNRIPSEHTHGGEHTKSGTSQKNDEFYGEAARGMNSQNELSSNGSFYGGSFNSPESPPKDGGHHVAHFQIEENCFVKQPNLDHQDEESNGKMKDAENEHPQQHKKKA, encoded by the exons ATGTCAACATGGATAAACAAAAAGCTCATATCTATATCGGAGAAGGTCATCGAAAATGTAATAGATTCTttcgcaaataaaaatactccCATTGATAACATACAGAATATGCAAGGGGTAAGCACACCGA TGCACCAAACGGAGAATAGCAGCGCTCACATTTTGTCCCTTCCCTTTGGTGCTTCCCTcattcccccccaaaaaaaaaacacacacacatcgCAGACCCaattggggaaaataataagCAAGGTAATTTCCTCCaagtattttttcaaaaatgatgacattTGCTACAACTCGAGGAATTTGGACTTTAATTGGAATATGAAGAACATAtcgaagaggagaaaaaagagaataagAAAAGATAAAGTAAAACGGATTAAGCAAAGGACATCGGAGGgtagaagaagcaaaagaggaagcaacaGTCGGAGAGTTCATGGACATAGTACACAGGAAGATAAAGATGCTGATTGCAAAGAGGACTCATATAacaatatttacataaattcGAGAAGCCCtaattatttaaacattGATGAATCGTATATTGGGACTTGTCCTTCCTTGAATGCCAACAAGGCAGGTGAAGGGGAAGACAATGAGAAGGAGACCTGGTTGAAAAAGGACATAAACACATGCAACTCTAGTGTGCAAAGCATTGTTAGTGAAGCTCCAGAGGGTATCACGTCAGTAAATTCGAATGCCGCATCGAGTTACGGTTCCTGTGCGGAGTACACAACAGACGGTTCGAGAGGTTCCTCAAAGAGGAATTCACAAGGTACATCAGGTAGCAATTCTGGTGGGACATCCCCTCGTAGTTCCCAAGAAAGTGTTAGAGATAACTCAGAGGAGGCATCTCTATACCTCTCTACCAGCGCATCTGTATCGAGTGAAGCGAATGAGTCATCTTCTGGAGGATCGTCCAAAAGGATAACATCCTCTTCAGAGGTGGCTCAACGGGAAAGCTCCTTCAACTCGAATCAGTACGCAGAGGCTAGAGAAAACTACATGATGCAGAAACAGGCACATCTGTGCAAAGTAAccctttttattaaagaagccaagttattattttttaacaaaaatgtgagcaTTAGTGATATATCCATATTTGTGACCACCATTATGGAGGACAAGAAGTATGTTGGAAAATTGAGGAAGCTAAGTTCGAGGACTCTACCaatgaataatttaataataaacgAATGTATTAAACATAACGTGAAGGACATATATACCGATATCGTGATAAATATCAAGTATcgaaataggaaaaaaaataacgaagaAATAACCCTGGGGAGAGTAATCATTcccttctttcttcttctaaaTACATACagatataaaattaaaaggatcAGGAATAGGATAAAATATTGCACCAAGTGCTTCCTATGGCTACACATCTTTCCATGTaacaacaaattatttaattataaattttttaagccaGTGGAAGGGTTTGAAGAATATGGAATGCTCAACCCTCTGTACACGTTAGggtttttaaatataaaaatgaaaataatttttaaaaagaatccCCTTCTTTTGACTCTCTATAGTAACATGAGGAAAccgttattttattataaattaccTGTACAATTTGAACCTCTTTATTGCCAGTACTATAGTGAAAACTTCTTCGTCTATGTTACTCAGTTGCCTATTTGgctatataaatttttttacctattCAACCCCAGGAGGGTTGAAATGATTCCTTTAAATTGTTATGATtatgtgtgtattttatccttttggttatttttttttcggttaATTgttatttctccatttttcctcatctttgttcatttttttttttgtctgaTTTTCATTTCCCTTTCTTACAAGTTCGGCCACGTCGACTCCGGCCCCAGCAGCATGGCGTACAACTTTCGCCCCGTTcatatgaagaagaagccaCCCCACTGGAATCCTGGTCACGCGAAGAGCCCCCAGCCGCACCAAATCCTCCCCCCCGAGAATAGGCGcaatgtgcgtttttttaacAGCAAGCGCAGGGAGGTACCGCTCTCGGCGAATGATATAGACTCGAATTATTGCGGCGGGGGGAGAGGCATCAATGCGCAGCGGGGAGTGGACACCAGTGTGCCGCGTGGAATGGACACCAATGCGCAGCGTGGAATGGACACCGATGTGCAACAGGGGGAAGGTCGCTGGTCTCAGCGGGGGGGGCAGTTGCTCCTCCAAAGTAACCCACTCGAGGAGATACCCCAGGGAGGATCAAACAGTTGCGACGTTCCCCAACTAGTAGTGACAAGCGAGGAGTTGAACAGGATCCCAAGTGAGCACACACATGGTGGGGAACACACCAAGAGTGGCACCTCCCAGAAGAATGACGAATTTTATGGAGAAGCAGCCAGGGGAATGAACAGTCAGAACGAACTCAGCAGTAATGGAAGCTTCTATGGAGGGAGTTTTAACAGCCCTGAAAGTCCCCCCAAGGATGGAGGACATCATGTGGCCCATTtccaaattgaagaaaattgtTTTGTGAAGCAACCCAACTTGGATCACCAAGATGAAGAGtcgaatggaaaaatgaaggaTGCAGAAAATGAGCACCCACagcaacacaaaaaaaaagcctaa
- a CDS encoding hypothetical protein (putative), whose amino-acid sequence MNSKKNNFNKVGRQTANPNLGRKNNSYKESTYGQTNGGKVFKFMSDLKYNGYGKKLDGTHSDKSSNTSRNGKAYGVSSKRRSKQRQQQVEEEEEEEEEEEEEDDEEEEDDDEEDEDDDEEEEEDEEDDDDEEEDEADYDDGIETSSIKNKVNLKNYNSDYYDIYSNIYSYYDIFTEDKNEKKKYKYFKDVFSNFDHKYENKEYNYGVDLSKKLQEKHIPIIHPNKKGNHFDKPYTKEGKRNASPLIPNLPAAENSNSNSAGGSGKLGSNINTAFLSNSVFQNGDGRDPRGDKDNLGNRDRNDNNESTHVAAAMNGLRNEFYVGSGSLRAKRNNLKKGEPNKDSMIKSNKKKLVPLKKKKKKKSTSEDVSVNDRENLSAHVNTNQNTNPISAANAAVNAALNAALNAAANAAASAATSAAASAGPNVTEFKKNLGDPKNGAEDIYGNHDFSDLRGSANASREKAKKKFSHPAEEVASIARMSKGRSRKPNLFDNQENSELSSATVYAKYAKYGKYAKYEKDANPVKERTKSHLGTASGAPHRKGSLGNVSNESNVSDVSNLSNPSNISLDSSCSIELDDPLEEGKVPDVKKEGSMKFLKNPTKKRMNKLKKIVEILEYSIYNEEKKGSKLESKLYDYVLLTRNLKQEIANLEELNNSNKSKMASYEKDITKLKEQNEEMKLTLSTFENELSSLINKFDKNFAKELIDTKTQNDVLKKEVEKLKMEIEKKNHEIKKIENWNDFSKKLNAENVIMQGGAGVVPSSVHTSGVISTTNGPLNNVNVTHGVVTSISAPTSGNRIPALSDKNEQGGDPAGNILEKNLKEQIITSYEFPYYYGSSEEIEPSVVDDLILKMKTIRIVYEKNIERYDDETKATIYGCYISNFILENKDICNHRKVLKHLQEYCVVESKMLNVHLCLRKERCDNVPLKELEKEVIRQLENPDSDKNKEKVALINSIMLTLLFKNMHIYNLYRLFVTCLKCDNFRWIRLMKKSLFLKFFDLCLVDSNVKGNIGLPNVKEARLIHVPPAEAVVDPQERLPVENFHQVQYNIKHPMFYCSNETLKRLISSMFLNFAKDPINPQNCDNIYHYVLQKKNFDLLKLLKLSGKNYNYIFNKNGENKTPLDYLDNEDIKIDLISGYILDIAGKGADNYKNAKYEAAFELYSEALEKQIKLSESVRMGKSMNENIGKLYYNRARTLMHLNKWIDVIENCNNCLKYIPKYINAFDTQIHAYENLLEYENALLTYKNMCMKCNIKPDDKEDKLKSQINATSFQILNVNRNCSVSEIKQAFSNLSKKWHPDKLGINSSPDIKKRHNNHFKRLFKAKQLLLNDAERLKEKKKKETNYVYPQIIEDVNNHQLGNNRTGSHNRQKAVTPGDSVNASSQQRDGNNVPTTASNTNDNSGSTPHKDDLGGNNAGDPPVNTNAGTFNSTTQSTAQPTAQTSTFANEAKNTFYHTYKDDIDKFQEKLKNFNKGLNNESDSNKNANPFLNLFDGKLSNLNNEKVDENFYKKLKEEYEGLSDDEINNFKTKISNSINNLIQTELNLKREYQELCIKEKTNVIMNARLCILQEIQKALCVRLDKERKLKVVESIIKGRTEERSVNWAKANGGGGATTEEIPHEGERDAPRTAKSAGYEADPQGEDEKEKDYLQKNASKFAKGASESEGKWENSRRKSNADNGGRFLEDTSFFQDAQNNKGDTGLRSAERKKQRLEGSDEHGVEADHSLDGSNDDEYDGGSLEQRASKRNGDQLEHAKNAQQEAAEDKMHEGAAKELFYNDDRGYFEDSQKNKNTPSGSSNDCAGGDNADNKSRRKKKRRF is encoded by the exons ATGAACTCcaaaaagaataatttcAATAAAGTCGGCAGACAAACGGCGAACCCCAATttggggaggaaaaataattcctatAAGGAAAGCACCTACGGACAGACAAACGGAGGAAAGGTTTTCAAATTCATGAGTGATTTGAAATATAATGGCTACGGCAAGAAACTGGATGGAACTCATTCTGACAAGAGCTCCAACACTAGTCGGAATGGAAAAGCGTACGGAGTAAGtagcaaaagaagaagcaaacaaCGGCAGCAGCAGgtagaagaggaggaagaggaggaggaagaagaagaagaggaagatgacgaagaggaggaagacgatgatgaagaggacgaagacgatgatgaagaggaggaggaagacgaagaggacgacgatgatgaggaggaggacgaagcGGATTACGATGATG GAATAGAAACGTCCagtattaaaaataaagtcaatctaaaaaattataactccGATTACTACGACATTTACTCCAACATATACTCCtattatgatatttttactgaagataaaaatgaaaaaaaaaagtataagtATTTTAAGGacgttttttccaatttcGATCACAAGTATGAAAATAAGGAATATAACTACGGGGTAGACTTGAGCAAAAAGCTGCAAGAAAAACACATCCCGATTATCCATccgaacaaaaaaggaaaccatTTTGATAAACCGTATACTAAAGAGGGCAAGAGAAATGCCTCCCCCCTCATTCCCAACCTCCCCGCTGCAGAAAATAGCAATTCGAACAGCGCGGGGGGAAGTGGTAAACTCGGTAGTAACATCAACACTGCGTTTTTGAGCAACAgtgttttccaaaatggtgaTGGCAGAGACCCCCGAGGCGATAAGGATAATCTGGGCAATAGAGACAGAAACGATAACAATGAAAGCACTCATGTCGCCGCCGCGATGAATGGCTTGCGCAATGAGTTCTATGTGGGAAGTGGCTCCCTGAGGGCGAAGCGGAACAACTTGAAAAAGGGCGAGCCGAACAAAGACTCCATGATCAAAAGTAACAAGAAGAAACTCGTCCccttgaaaaagaaaaagaaaaaaaaaagcaccaGCGAAGATGTCAGCGTGAACGATAGGGAGAATTTGAGCGCGCACGTCAACACGAACCAGAATACTAACCCGATTTCTGCTGCGAATGCTGCAGTGAATGCCGCCCTGAATGCCGCCCTGAATGCCGCCGCGAATGCCGCCGCGAGTGCCGCCACGAGTGCTGCCGCGAGTGCTGGCCCAAACGTGActgaatttaaaaagaaccTCGGCGATCCGAAAAACGGCGCTGAGGACATCTACGGCAACCACGACTTTTCCGACCTGAGGGGAAGCGCGAACGCGAGCAGGGaaaaggcgaagaagaagttTAGCCACCCTGCGGAGGAGGTCGCCAGTATTGCTAGGATgtcaaaggggagaagcagaaagcCCAACCTGTTTGACAACCAGGAAAACAGCGAACTGAGCAGCGCCACTGTTTACGCGAAGTATGCGAAGTATGGGAAGTACGCGAAGTATGAGAAGGATGCGAACCCGGTGAAGGAGAGGACCAAGTCGCACCTGGGCACCGCGAGTGGCGCCCCCCACCGGAAAGGCAGCCTCGGCAATGTCAGCAACGAGAGTAACGTCAGTGATGTAAGCAACCTGAGCAACCCGAGCAACATCAGCCTGGACAGCTCGTGCTCCATCGAGCTGGACGATCCCCTGGAGGAGGGAAAAGTGCCggatgtgaaaaaagaaggaagtatgaaatttttaaaaaatccaaCCAAGAAGCGAATGAACAAGCTGAAAAAAATCGTAGAAATATTAGAATATTCCATctataatgaagaaaagaaaggatCTAAATTGGAATCAAAACTGTACGACTATGTACTCCTAACGAGGAACCTCAAACAAGAAATTGCAAACTTAGAAGAACTTAACAACAGcaataaaagcaaaatggctagctatGAAAAGGATATAACCAAGCTGAAGgaacaaaacgaagaaatgaAACTGACCCTTTCCACATTCGAAAATGAGCTAAGCAGTTtaataaacaaatttgataaaaactTTGCCAAAGAATTGATCGACACCAAGACACAGAACGATGTGCTGAAGAAGGAAGTCGAGAaactcaaaatggagatcgaaaaaaaaaaccacgaAATTAAGAAGATTGAAAATTGGAATGACTTTTCGAAGAAGCTAAATGCGGAGAATGTAATAATGCAGGGAGGGGCAGGAGTAGTACCCTCCTCTGTTCACACATCGGGGGTCATCAGTACAACAAATGGCCCATTGAATAATGTCAACGTGACCCATGGGGTTGTTACCTCGATCAGTGCACCAACTAGTGGTAACAGAATCCCCGCGCTgagtgataaaaatgaacagggaGGAGATCCCGCAGGAAACATCCTGGAGAAGAACCTCAAAGAACAAATCATCACGTCGTATGAGTTCCCTTATTACTATGGTAGTAGCGAAGAAATTGAACCATCTGTGGTTGACgatttaatattaaaaatgaaaacaatcAGAATCGTgtatgagaaaaatatcgaaagGTATGATGATGAGACGAAGGCGACGATTTACGGCTGCTACATCTCAAACtttattttagaaaataaagaCATATGCAATCACAGGAAGGTGTTGAAGCACTTGCAGGAGTATTGCGTAGTGGAGTCGAAAATGCTTAATGTGCATTTGTGCCTACGAAAGGAAAGGTGCGACAATGTGCCCCTGAAAGAATTGGAGAAGGAAGTCATTAGACAGTTGGAAAATCCAGACTCGgacaaaaacaaagaaaaggtAGCCCTCATCAACTCGATTATGTTAACCCTtctgtttaaaaatatgcacatatataatttatatcgTCTCTTCGTGACTTGCTTAAAGTGTGATAATTTTAGATGGATACGTTTGATGAAGAAgtctctttttttgaaatttttcgaCTTGTGCTTGGTCGACTCGAATGTGAAGGGGAACATCGGCCTCCCAAATGTGAAGGAGGCGAGGCTGATCCACGTCCCCCCTGCAGAAGCAGTGGTCGACCCGCAGGAGCGCCTACCCGTAGAGAACTTCCATCAAGTACAGTACAACATCAAACACCCCATGTTCTACTGCTCCAACGAAACATTGAAGAGACTAATCTCGAGCATGTTCCTCAATTTTGCCAAAGATCCAATCAACCCACAAAACTGTGACAACATATATCACTATGTGCTACAGAAGAAGAACTTCGATCTGCTCAAATTGTTGAAATTGTCAGGCAAAAATTACAACTacatatttaacaaaaatggagaaaataaaactccACTAGACTATCTAGATAATGAAGACATCAAAATTGACCTCATTTCTGGGTACATCCTAGACATAGCAGGAAAAGGAGCagataattacaaaaacgcAAAGTACGAAGCAGCCTTCGAGCTGTACAGTGAAGCGCTGGAGAAACAAATAAAGCTTTCAGAATCTGTAAGGATGGGTAAATCaatgaatgaaaatataGGGAAGCTTTACTACAACAGAGCTAGGACATTAATGCATCTAAACAAATGGATAGACGTTATAGAAAATTGCAACAACTGCTTGAAATACATtccaaaatatattaacgcTTTCGATACGCAAATACACGCGTACGAAAATTTGCTAGAATATGAAAATGCCCTCCTgacgtataaaaatatgtgtatgAAATGTAATATCAAACCGGATGATAAGGAAGATAAACTGAAGTCACAGATAAATGCCACgtcttttcaaattttaaatgtCAATAGGAATTGCTCCGTCTCAGAAATCAAGCAGGCCTTCTCCAACTTATCCAAGAAGTGGCACCCTGACAAACTTGGCATCAACAGTAGTCcagatattaaaaaaaggcacaataATCACTTTAAGCGACTATTTAAGGCCAAGCAACTCCTCCTGAATGATGCGGAAAGGctaaaggagaagaagaaaaaagagaccAACTATGTGTATCCTCAAATTATCGAAGATGTGAACAACCACCAACTGGGTAATAACAGAACCGGCTCGCATAACAGACAGAAGGCAGTCACCCCAGGTGATAGCGTAAACGCGTCATCTCAGCAGAGAGATGGTAATAACGTTCCCACCACTGCCAGCAACACGAATGACAACAGTGGTAGTACCCCTCATAAGGATGACCTAGGAGGCAATAATGCAGGGGACCCCCCCGTTAACACCAACGCTGGCACATTTAACTCCACCACTCAGTCCACCGCGCAGCCTACCGCGCAGACCTCCACCTTTGCCAACGAGGCCAAGAACACCTTCTATCACACGTACAAAGACGACATTGATAAATTTCaggagaaattaaaaaacttcAATAAAGGATTGAACAACGAATCGGACAGCAACAAAAATGCCAACCCCTTCCTCAACCTCTTCGATGGGAAACTCTCCAATCTGAATAACGAAAAAGtggatgaaaatttttacaaaaaattgaaagaggAGTATGAAGGACTCTCCGATGATGAGatcaacaattttaaaacaaaaatttccaaCTCGATTAACAACCTAATACAGACGGAACTTAACTTAAAGAGAGAGTACCAGGAGCTCtgcataaaggaaaaaacaaatgtcaTTATGAATGCCCGCCTCTGCATTTTACAAGAGATACAGAAGGCGTTGTGTGTGCGATTGGACAAAGAGAGGAAGCTCAAAGTGGTGGAGAGCATAATTAAGGGAAGAACTGAGGAACGATCGGTTAACTGGGCCAAGGCAAATGGGGGTGGGGGGGCTACCACAGAGGAGATCCCTCATGAAGGAGAAAGGGATGCCCCTCGAACTGCCAAAAGCGCAGGGTATGAAGCTGATCCCCAAGGGGAagacgaaaaggaaaaggattATCTCCAAAAAAACGCATCAAAGTTTGCAAAGGGCGCATCCGAATCAGAGggcaaatgggaaaactccagaagaaaaagcaacGCCGATAATGGTGGCCGATTTTTAGAAGACACGTCATTTTTTCAAGATGCGCAGAACAACAAAGGGGATACCGGACTCAGGTCAGCGGAGCGAAAGAAGCAACGCCTCGAAGGAAGTGATGAACATGGTGTAGAAGCAGATCATTCCTTGGATGGTAGTAACGATGACGAGTATGACGGTGGCTCCCTTGAACAACGTGCCAGTAAGCGAAACGGAGACCAACTAGAACACGCAAAAAACGCGCAGCAGGAAGCGGCGGAAGACAAAATGCACGAAGGTGCCGCCAAGGAGTTGTTCTACAATGACGACAGGGGATACTTCGAGGatagccaaaaaaataaaaacactcCAAGCGGAAGCAGCAACGATTGTGCAGGGGGCGACAATGCCGATAACAAAagtaggagaaaaaaaaaacgcagattTTAA